The Allocoprobacillus halotolerans nucleotide sequence TTCTAAAAACAATTTGATGAAAAATCACAAAAGCTTTATTAAAGTCAATAGCTGCCAAAAAACCTATGATAAGGGGAATACCTACAGAAAATATGGATGTTAATCTTAAAAAACGATATTCTTTTTGTTTAAAACGACGATACACCATCACCAAAGAAATAACCCCACTGATTAAACATGTGATTTGAATAACTTCAAAAATTCTTTTCACTTCTTCAAAATGAATTCGACCAGTTGTAGACATCACAAAATCTGGTAGATTTAAAGTTCCTTGGTAAAAAACACTCTGATATTGAATTAAAATATCATAGTTATGACGAATCACATCAGCTGATAATCCTGTCGTTTCACTTATTTTTAAATAATCTATATCAAAATAATAAAGTGGTTTAAAAAAGACCGTTATAACAATGGCTAACGTTATAATAAATATGGTTAGCACGAAAGCTAAAAGAATATCACTTTTTCTATTCTTGATAAATGAAGTCAGCACCTTTTTGTACCTCTACCTTAGATAAATTTGGATAATTTTGTTGACGTAAAACCTCATAAATTCCAATCGCTACACAATTAGATAAATTTAAACTTCTCGCCCCACCATCCATTGGAATACGCACACATTCATCGAGATGTTCTTTTAAAATATCATGAGGAATGCCATCATGTTCATGACCAAAAATAATATATTGATCACGATCAGAAACATAGCTTTGATCACTATAACATAGTTTTGAATAACGTGTAAAAAAATGATAATCACCTTGATTTCGATTTGTAAAATCTTCCCAGTTTTCATATATTTCCATTTGTAAATCTTTAATATAATCCAATCCTGCACGTTTCATATGTTTATCATCTAAAGAAAAACCTAAGGGTTTAATTAAATGAAGTTTAGAATGTGTCGCCACACAAGTACGCATAATATTTCCCGTATTTTGTGGAATAGCTGGGTGTA carries:
- a CDS encoding TIGR01906 family membrane protein, with amino-acid sequence MLTSFIKNRKSDILLAFVLTIFIITLAIVITVFFKPLYYFDIDYLKISETTGLSADVIRHNYDILIQYQSVFYQGTLNLPDFVMSTTGRIHFEEVKRIFEVIQITCLISGVISLVMVYRRFKQKEYRFLRLTSIFSVGIPLIIGFLAAIDFNKAFVIFHQIVFRNDYWIFNETTDPVITILPETFFMHSFMMIVGIIIIISVGCYGIYGWQRKKILQNT
- a CDS encoding tRNA (cytidine(34)-2'-O)-methyltransferase; its protein translation is MNHIVLVHPAIPQNTGNIMRTCVATHSKLHLIKPLGFSLDDKHMKRAGLDYIKDLQMEIYENWEDFTNRNQGDYHFFTRYSKLCYSDQSYVSDRDQYIIFGHEHDGIPHDILKEHLDECVRIPMDGGARSLNLSNCVAIGIYEVLRQQNYPNLSKVEVQKGADFIYQE